One Burkholderia gladioli genomic window, CCGCCGCGCCGCAACTGGCGCGCCACGACCTCTCGACGCTCGCGCCCGAAGCGCGCCGCGCCGCGCTCGACGCGCTGGTGCAGCGCGAGCTCGGCACGCCCTTCGACCTCGAACGCGGGCCGCTGGCGCGCTTCAGCCTGGTCAGGCTGGCCGGAGAGGAACACGCGCTGCTGTCGATGTTCCATCACATCGTGATCGACGGCTGGTCGGTGGCCTTGTTCCAGCAGAGCCTGGCGCGCCACTACAACCAGGCGCGCGTCGGCCGGGCACCGGCGCTCACGGCCGCCGACCCGGCCACGCGCGCGCTGCAATACCGCGACTTCGCCGACTGGCACCGCCGCCTGCTCGACGGCGGCGAGCGCGAACGCCAGCTCGACTACTGGCGCGCGCGGCTCGACGGCACGCTGCCGGTGCTGCAACTGCCCACCGACCATGCCCGGCCGCCACAGCCGAGCGGCGCGGGCGCGGCCTTCTCCTTCGAGTTGGACGCGGCGCTGGCCGCGCGGCTGGAGGCGGTGGCGCAGCGTCACCACGTCTCGATGTTCATGCTGCTGCTGGCGGCCTACGCGGCGCTGCTGGCGCGCTACGCCCGCCAGGACGACCTGCTGATCGGCGTGCCGGCGCTGGGCCGCGGGCGGCCCGAGTTCGAGCCGGTAGTCGGCTTCTTCGTCAACACGCTGGTGATGCGGCTGCGCGCCCAGCCCTCGACGCGCTTCGCCGAGCTGCTCGACACGGTGCGCGCCACCTGCCTGGAAGCCTTCGACCACCAGGACGTCGCGCTCGAGGAGATCGCCGCGGCCGTCAACGGCCAGCGCGAACGCGACGGCAGCGGCCTGTTCCAGACCATGTTCTCGTACCAGGACGGCGCCGCGCTGGAGACGGCCCGCTTCGACGGCCTGCGTGCCGGCAACCTCGAACCCGAGCATCGCAGCGCGAAGTTCGACCTGTATCTCGCCACCTGGTCGCTGGACGGCCGGCTGCACGGCGGCTTCGAGTACAGCACCGACCTGTTCGAGGCCGCCACGGTGGAGCGCCTGGCCGCGCACTTGCGCCATCTGCTGGCGGGCGTGGCCGCCGATGCGGGCACGGCGCTGCACGCGCTGCCGCTGCTCGACGAGGACGAGCGCCGCTATCAGCTGGAGACGCTCAACCAGGCGCGCCGGCCGCTGGAGCCGGGCCTGACGGTGCGCGAGCTGTTCGCGCGGCAGGCCGCGCGCGTGCCCGAGCGCATCGCGGCGAGCTGCGGCGATCGTTCCATGACCTACGCCGAGCTGGACCGCGCCTCCGATCGCGTGGCCCACAACCTGCTCGCGCTCGGCGCGCGCGACGAGGCCCTGGTCGGGCTGCTGCTCGGCCGCGATCTCGGCTACCTGGTGGCGATGCTCGGCGTGCTGAAGGCGGGCCTGGCGTTCACGCCGCTGAACCCGGCCGATCCGCTGCCCAAGCTGGAGCGTGTGGCCGAGCTCGGCAAGCTGCGCTACGTGCTGCACGACGCGGCCGGCGCCGGCTGCGCGCAGGCATTGAACGTGGCCGCCGAGCGCGTGGCGCTCGACACGCTGCTGCGCGAGCCCGAGGCGCCGGGCGCGTTCCTGCCGCTCACGCCGGCCTCGCTGGCCTACGTGATCTACACCTCGGGTTCCACCGGTCTGCCCAAGGGCGCGATGATCGAGCAGCTCGGCATGCTCAACCACCTGCTGGCCAAGATCGACGACCTCGGCATCGGCGAGCGGGACGTGGTGGCCGAGATGGCCGTCACCACCTTCGACGTGTCGATCTGGCAGTACCTGGTGGCGCTGCTGGTGGGCGGGCGCACCGCGGTGATCCCCGGCGACGCGGCCTGGGATCCGCAACAGTTGTTCGCGCAACTGGATGCCGAGGGCGTGACGGTGTTCGAGTCGGTGCCCTCGCACATGAAGATCCTGATCGACGAGCTCGAATCGCGCCCGGGCGCCGAGCGCCTGCCGGGCGTGCGCGTCTACGTCAGCAATGCCGAGGCGCTCACGCCCGCGCTCTGCGAGCGCTGGTTCGCCTGCGTGCCGCATATCCCGGTGGTCAATACCTACGGCGCGACCGAGTGCTCGGACGACACCAGCCATCTGTGGATCCGCGAGCCGCTCGGCACCGCGCTGCCCTATGTGCCGATCCAGGGCACCCTGCCGAACCTGCGCACCTACCTGCTCGACGCACAGCTCGAACCGGTGCCGCTCGGCGTGACGGGCGAGGTCTATATCGGCGGCACCGGCGTGGGCCGCGGCTACCTGGGCGACCCGCTGCGCACGGCGCGCGCCTTCCTGCCCGATCCGTTCTCGGCGCAGCCCGGCAGCCGGCTCTACAAGACCGGCGACCTGGCGCGCTACCGCCCGGGCGGCACGCTCGAGTTCCTCGGTCGCGAGGACTTCCAGGTGAAGATTCGCGGCCAGCGCGTCGAGATCGGCGAGGTCGAGAAGGCGATCGGCGATCACGACAACGTGCGCCAGGCAGTGGTGGTGGCCGCGCGTGATGCGAAGGAGCGGCTCTACCTGCTCGGCTACGTGATCCCGCATCGCCACCCGGCGCCGACCGTGCCCGAGCTGCGTGCCTTCGTGGCCGAGCGCGTGGCGGGCTACATGGTGCCGGCCTCCTTCGTGCTGATGGACAGCTTCCCGCTCAACGCCAACGGCAAGGTGGACCGCAAGCGCCTGCCGCAGCCCTCGGACCAGGACGTGTTCCGCCGTCACGAGCACGTCGAGCCGGCGGCCGGCACCGAGGCGCAGCTCGCCGAGCTGTGGCGCGAGCTGCTGGAGGTGGACCAGGTGGGCGCGCTCGACAGCTTCTTCGAACTGGGCGGCCATTCGCTGCTGGCCGCCGAGCTCACGCTCAAGCTGCGCACCCGCTTCGGCGTGGCGCTGCCGCTGCGCGCGCTGTTCGAGGCGCCGCAACTGCGCGCCGTGGCCGCCGCGCTCGACGCGCTGCGTGACGGGCAGGGCGCGGTGGTGCCCGAGCCGATCGAGCGCCTGCCCGCGCAGCCGCATTACGAGCTCGCGCCCTGCCAGGTGCCCGAGTGGTACGCCTACCAGATGGACCCGACGAGCCCCGTCTACAACATCAGCGTGTCGGACCTGTTCTTCACCGGCAAGCTGAACCGCGATGCCTTCGTCAAGGCCTGGCAGACCCTGCTCGACCGCCACGAGGTGCTGCGCGTGAAGTTCGACTACCGTGACGGCGCGCCGATCCAGATCGTCGATCCGTCGATCGGCATCGATGCCGGGGAGGTGTTCCTCGATCGCACGCAGTTCTCGGGCGCGGAGGCGATCGACGAGGCCAACCGGCTCGGCGCGCGCTTCGGCGTGGCGCCCTTCGATTTCGCCACCGGGCCGCTGTTCCGCCTGCACGTGGCCAGCTACGGCGGCGACTTCCACCAGTTGATCTTCGTGGTCCACCACATCATCTGGGACGAGACCTCGCTGATCAACCTGATGCTGGAGATGAGCGAGCTGTACAACGCCTACGCCGCCGGGCGGCCGCCCGAGGTGCCGGCCATCGAGGTGGGCTACTTCGACTACGTGCAGTGGATGCACCGCCAGTTGCGCTCGGGCGCCTTCGACGAACACAAGCGCTACTGGCTCGACATGTATCGCACGCTACCGCCGCCGCTGGACCTGCCGACCGACCGGCCGCGCCCGAACGTGATGTCGTATCGCGGCGATGCGCTGCGCAGCTGGCTGCCGCGCGGCGTGGTGCGCAAGATCGAGGCCTACCTGAAGCAGCACGACGTGACGCTGTTCATGCTGCAACTGGCGATCATCGACGCCTACCTGGCGCGCATCAGCGGCCAGCACGACTTCGTGATCGGCTGCCCGATCGCGGGCCGCGCCGACGAGCGCCTGAAGCCCCTGTTCGGCCTGTTCGCCACGCCGATGCCGATCCGCTGCACGATCGACGAGGGCATGAGCTTCGCCGGGCTGCTGGCCCAGGTGCGCCAGCGCACGCTGGATGCCTTCGAGCATTACCACTACCCGTCGAACCAGGTGATCGAGCAGTTGCAGCACGAGAAGGACCTGTCGCGGCCCAAGCTGTTCTCGATCATGTACGGGGTGCAGAACAACAAGAGCGACCTGATGAGCCGGATCCGCTTCGACGGGCTGGCGCTGAGCCTGGAGAACGTGGTGGACACCGAGAACAAGTCCTCGCGCTTCGACCTGAACTTCGTGGTCGACCAGTTCGGCAGCGACATCATGTTCAGCTGCATCTACAACGCCGACCTGTTCGAGGGCGAGACGGTGCGGCAGATGCTCGACAACATGACCGCCCTGATGGAGCAGGTGCTCGACGATCCGCACCAGCCGCTCGCGCGCTACACGATGGTCGGCGCGAACGGCAATCCGCCGGCCGTGGTGCACGGCGAGCCGGTTGAGTACGACGCGCGGGCCAGCATGCACTCGCTGTTCGCCCGGCAGGCCGCGCGCACGCCGCAGGCCACCGCGCTGGTGGTCGACGGCGAGCGCCACGACTACGCGACGCTGAACCGCCAGGCCAACCGCCTCACGCACTACCTGATGTCGCTCGGCGTCGAGCCGGGCGACAAGGTGGCGGTGCTGCTCGCGCCCTCGCTGGACATGATCGTCTCGCTCTACGCGATCCTGAAGGCGGGCGCGAGCTTCGTGCCGATCGGTTCGCAGACGCCGCAAAAGCGCATCGACGCGATCCTGCGCGGCTCCCGCGCGCGCTGGGCCCTGACGGCCGGCGCCACGCGGCGCGCCTTCGCGCAGTTCGCCTACGACGTGGTGCTGGTCGACGAGGTGATGGGCGCGCTGGGCGGGTATTCCGATGCCGATCCGGCGCCCGTCGAGCCGCGCTCGCTGGCCTACGTGCTGCATACCTCGGGCTCGACCGGCACGCCCAAGGGCATCGAGATCGAGCATCGCGGCGTGGTCAGCATGATCGCCGACCTGCAGCGTACTTATTCGCTCGATGCGCGCGACCGCGTGCTGTTCCATACGCCGTTCACCTTCGACGTGTTCATCCAGGACGTGTTCTGGCCGCTGGCCTCGGGCGCGAGCGTGGTGGTGATGGGCGACGACTGGCTGCGCAGCGCGCATGCCTACGGCGAGCTGATCGAACGCGAGGGCGCGAGCTTCGCGCAGTTCGTGCCCTCGATGCTGGAGAGCCTGGTGCAGGCGCGCGAGCGCGGCGAGATCGGCGCCTTGCCCTCGCTGCGGCACGCGGTGGTCGGCGCAGCCGCGCTCTATCGCGGCCTGGCCGAGCGCTTCGCCGCCGCCTTCCCGGGCTGCCGCCTGCATAACCATTACGGCCCGACCGAGGTGACCGTCGACGCGAGCCGCTTCGATTGCAGCGAGCCCTATGCGGGCGACACCGTGCCGATCGGCCGGCCGGTGGGCAATGCCAGCCTGCATGTGCTCGACGCGCAATTGCAGCCGGTGCCGCGCGGCGTGATCGGCGAGATCTGCGTGGCCTCGCCGGGCCTGGCGCGCCGCTACCTCAACGACGACGCGGCGAGCGCGCGTGCCTTCGTCGAGATCGAGTACCAGGGGCAGCCGCTGCGCGTCTATCGCACCGGCGACCTCGGGCATTGCGATCGCGCCGGCCTGGTGCATTTCCACGGCCGCGCCGATCGGCAGTTGAAGATCCGCGGCAACCGCGTCGAGCTGGAGGAGATCGCCAGCGCCTTGCGTGCCCATCCGTCGATCGCGGCGGCCGCGCTTCAGTACCGCGAGGACCTGGGGCGGCTGGTGGCCTTCGTCGAGCAGCCGGCCGAGACGATCGGCGTGGCGGGCGAGCCGGGCGGGGCGCCGCGGTATGCGTTCACGCTCGAGCAGCGTCCCGAGCTGACGGCGGCGGCGCTGGCCCTGCGCGAGCCTGCGCCACTGGCCGAAGCAGTGGCCGAAGCGGTTGCCGAAGCCGCCGGTGCGGGCGGCATGGGCGACGACGAGGGCGAGCCCGGCATGTCGGCCGTGGTCGAAGCCAGCAACGAGCTGGCGCGGCGCTTCCCGGCCTGCCAGTTGGTGCTGACCGATGCCGCCAGCCAGGTGCTGGCCTGGATCGAGGCGGTGCCGCTGCGTGCGGACGCGATGGCGGATTCGCTCTCGTTCTCGCTCGATCGCGAGGCCGCCGTCTCGCTCGCGGCGGCCCAGCAGGATGCGGGGCAGGTGCCCGACACGCTGCTGGTGTTCGATGCGCCCGCCGGCGCCTTGCCGGCCGCGCAGGCCGAGGCGCTGGCCGCGCAATGGCGGCGCGTCGCGGCCTCGCTGGGCCTGGCGCGTTTGCGCCTCGCGAGCGACGCCGAGGCCGCCACGCTCGCGCCTTCGGCGCCGAGCCTGACGCGCGAGGCGGTGCGCAGCTGGCTGCGCCAGTCGCTGCCCGACTACATGATCCCCGACCAGGTGCACTTCATCCCGGCGATCCCGCTGACCGAAAGCGGCAAGGTCGACGCGCGCCGGCTGCCGGTGATCGAGGTGGGCGAGCGGCAGCAGCGGCATGCCGCCAGCACCGACCGCCAACGCGAGCTGGCGGCGATCTGGACGCGCCTGCTGGGTGCGGCGGCGGTCGGCGTGACCGACGATTTCTTCGAGCTGGGCGGCCAGTCGCTGAAGGCGATCGAGATGATCTCCGAGGTGAGCCGGCGCTACGGCCAGAAGATCGAGCTTCGCCAGTTCTACGAAAACCCGACCATCCGCGCCTTGGAGACGCTGCTCGACGGCCGATCCTGAACGCGGGACACGCGCGCCGGCCCGCCGCCGCCGGCGCGCGCCCGAACTCCAAGCGGACACGCATTAGCACCGAATCATCGACGAATCACAACTGGACTGAAGAGGACAACACATCATGTACGTACTCGGGATCAACGCCGCTTACCACGAATCCGCCGCCTGCCTGATCAAGGACGGGCAGGTGGTGATGGCGATCGAGGAAGAACGCCTGAACCGCATCAAGCACGGCAAGCTGTCGACGCCGGAAACCACCGGCCAGCTGCCCTGGAAGTCGATCCGCAAGTGCCTGGACGCGGCCGGCATCGAGCTCGACCAGGTGGCCCATATCGGCTACTCCTTCAGCCCCGAGATCCTGCAGGAAGGGGTGGCCTCGTGGCGCGCCGCGAGCGGCGGCACGCACGACTGGCCGCTCGACAAGCAGAGCTACCAGACGCTCGAGGGCGGCCTGAGCTTCGCCGACGGCGTGCTGTCCTCGCGCCGCCAGTTGATCGAGGAAGCCGGCTTCCAGGGCGAGTTCCACTTCCTGCCGCACCACGACTGCCACGCGGCCAGCGCCTTCCACGTCTCGCCCTTCGAGAAGGCGGCGGTGCTGGTGATCGACGGCATCGGCGAATGGGCCAGCACCTCGCTCTATCACGGCGACGGGCTCAAGCTCAGCAAGGTGCATGACTTCAACTTCCCGAACTCGCTGGGCTTCGTCTGGGAGAAGCTCTCGAAGTACCTCGGCTTCAGCCAGTACGACGCCTCCAAGGTGATGGGCCTGGCCGCCTACGGCGACGCCGGCAAGACCATCGAGCTGTTCTCGCGCATCGTGCCGGACAAGGCGGACATGACGGTGGACCTGTCGGTGCTGCGCCACGAGTCGCCCGACTTCTCCACGCTCGAGGCACTGTTCGGGCTGCCGCGCCGCCACGAGCCGGTCGATTTCAATACCGACAACTGGCAGGCCTACGTGGATGTCGCCGCCGGCCTGCAACTGCTGACCGAGCAGGTGCTGATCCACATCCTGCGCAAGTTCGACCGCCAGACCTATCGCAACCTCTGCATGGCCGGCGGCGTCGCGCTGAACTGCGCGGCCAACGGCGTGATCGTGCGCGAGAAGCTGTTCGACGACGTGTTCATCCAGCCCGCCTCGAACGATGCCGGCACCGCGCTGGGCGCCTGCTTCCTGATCTGGAACGAGGTGCTGGGCCAGCCGCGCAACTACGTGTTCACGCATTCCTACCTGGGGCCGTCGTATTCCGACGACGAGATCGAGGCCGTGCTCAAGCGCACCACGCTGGCCTATCACAAGGTCGAGATCGAGAAGGAGGTGGCCCAGCTGATCGCCAAGGGCGCCGTGATC contains:
- a CDS encoding carbamoyltransferase codes for the protein MYVLGINAAYHESAACLIKDGQVVMAIEEERLNRIKHGKLSTPETTGQLPWKSIRKCLDAAGIELDQVAHIGYSFSPEILQEGVASWRAASGGTHDWPLDKQSYQTLEGGLSFADGVLSSRRQLIEEAGFQGEFHFLPHHDCHAASAFHVSPFEKAAVLVIDGIGEWASTSLYHGDGLKLSKVHDFNFPNSLGFVWEKLSKYLGFSQYDASKVMGLAAYGDAGKTIELFSRIVPDKADMTVDLSVLRHESPDFSTLEALFGLPRRHEPVDFNTDNWQAYVDVAAGLQLLTEQVLIHILRKFDRQTYRNLCMAGGVALNCAANGVIVREKLFDDVFIQPASNDAGTALGACFLIWNEVLGQPRNYVFTHSYLGPSYSDDEIEAVLKRTTLAYHKVEIEKEVAQLIAKGAVIGWFNGAMEWGPRALGGRSLLADPRNADIREVMNVKVKHRELYRPFCPSILGEEAEAWFEGSTAAVAGKYMLTTSVARADKADRIPAVVHFDRTVRAQAVYAEDNPRYHRLISEFYALTGVPLLLNTSFNDSEPIVCTPQDAINTFMKTDIDYLALGNFLISKQ